The following is a genomic window from Adhaeribacter radiodurans.
AGCTTACTGCTAATTACAGCCGTACCACTGGTAAGCACAATTACAGCGCTTTAGTAGGGTATACTTATCAGAAATTAAGTAACGAAGGTTTTGGTGCTGAAAACAGCAGCTTCCCCGATATTTTTAACTCAAATAACTTAGAAGCTGGTAACCCAGGCAGCGATGGTTCTACCAACCGAGTAGTAAGATCTTACAAATCAGAAGCCGTCTTAATTGGTTTCATTGGTCGTTTAACCTACTCTTACAACGATAAATATCTGTTTACCGGTAATATCCGGCGCGATGGTTCGTCTCGTTTCGGGCAAAACAATCAATGGGGTTGGTTCCCGGCATTTTCCGTGGGCTGGCGTTTAAAGCAGGAAAACTTTATGCAAGGTGTTGGTTTCCTGAATGATTTAAAACTACGTTTTGGTTACGGTGTAACCGGTAACCAGGAAGGTATTTACGATTACGGTTCCCGTTTATTATTTGGACCGGCTAACTCTTACTATACCAATGGTGGTTTCCAAACAGCTTACCAATACAGCCAGAATTCTAACCCAGATTTAAAATGGGAAACTTCGGCCATGACCAATTTCGGGGTAGACTTTGCTCTCTTTAATAATCGATTGACTGGTTCGATTGAATTTTACAATAAAGATACCCGCGATTTATTATTTGATTACCCTATTGCTATTGGTACCCGCTACGGTGGCGAACAACTTACTGCGGTAACAGGTAGCTTATTAGCTAACGTGGGTGAAATAAATAATAAAGGTATTGAATTAGCTTTGGATTATATTGCTATTGATAACGGCGATTTCCAGTGGCGTACCAACGTTAACTTAGCGCATAACAAAAACAAAATTGTTTCCTTAAGCTCTGGTATCTTCCAATATAATCCGGCCAGCCCTAGAACATATGGTACTTTTGGTAGCGGTCAGGGAGGTATTGCCCAGCCAGTAGTGTTACAAGAAGGTCGTCCAGTTGGTCAGTTCTACGGTCCTGTTTTCCAAGGTTTCACGCAGAACAGCGATGGCTCTTACTCTTATAAATTCCAGGATATCGACGGCGATGGAACGGTTGATCCATTTGGTAAAGACCGTACTTATTTAGGCGATGCTAACCCTGATTTAGTGTTTGCCTGGGGGAACACGTTTACTTATAAGAACTTTGATTTAAGCTTCTTGCTGCGCGGAGCTGTTGGTCACCAAATTGTAAATGGACCTTACATCTACTCCGCTAACCCTAACCGCTTCCCTGGTAACAACGTTATTTCCGATGCCTTTTCTACCGGCATTCCGGCCGGTTTGTCGCCTGCTTTCTCTAGCTTGTGGGTAGAAGATGGCGATTTTGTTCGTCTGGATAACTTCCGGTTCTCTTACCGTTTGCCTAACTTCTGGAAGTATTTAACGAATGCATCCGTATTCGTGGCCGGAAATAATACCTTTGTTATTACCAAATACCGGGGTATTGATCCGGAGCCAAGATTAGGTGCATCGCGTGATGTGTACGGTGGCTTAAATACCAATGTGGGCGGTACTACTATATCAGCAGCCGATGCTAATGCGCTAAATCTTTCTCCCGGTATCGAACCAGTTACATACTATCCTAAGACTCGTTCGTTCTCTTTAGGCGTATCATTAACTTTTTAAATAATGATGATCCTAATTATTTGCCTTTTACACTTTTAAATAAGTGCTTTAATTTAAATATGATATGAAAATACATCCTTATAAAAAGATTATTGCTGCAGCCTCTATTACCTCTTTGCTCCTGGGTGCGCCGGCCTGTACCGATCTGGATACTGAAATTTATGACCGGGCCGATGCGAATGAATTCCCGACTAGCGTACAGGAATTGCGATCTATTATCGGGTCTACCTATGCCGAGTTGCGTGGTTTTTATGACCCGGTGAGTGTATTAAATGAGGCCACCTCCGACGAGATGGTGGTACCTACCCGCGGACCAGACTGGTACGATAATGCTTCGTGGCAGCAAATGGCCCGTCACGAATGGACCCCCGTTTCACCGGGGCAGATAAATGGGTCCTGGGAGTGGGCTTATCGGGTAATTGCCAAAGCTAACATTAACTTGGTAGCACTTAATACTACCCAGTTAGATATTTCTGATGCCGATAGAGCAACCTTGGCCGCCGAACTAAAAACCGCCCGCGCGTATGCGTACTTCTGGCTAATAGACATGTTTGGCAGTGTTCCCCTTATTACCGAAGATACTCCGCCAGGCAACCCTAGCCAGAGTCCTCGCTCCGAGGTATTTGCTTTTATTGAAAAAGATTTAAAAGATGCATTACCAAATTTGTCAGAAGGGAAAGGCACGGAGTTTTATGGTCGGTTCACGAAAGGGGCAGCCAATACCTTATTGGCTAAATTGTACTTAAATGCGGAAGTTTATACCGGTACTGCTCGTTGGCAAGATGCTATTGCCGCTACGGATGCCGTTATTAATTCCTCAACGGGATATTCTTTAAACCCGGATTTCTTATCTAACTTTGCTGTAAATAATGCGGCTAACCCAGCTACTTACAACGAGAATATTTTTACTATTCCGTATGATAAAATTCTGGCTACCGGTATGAACTGGCAAATGCGGACACTTCACTATGCGCAAGGTGGAGCGTATGGATTAAGTGGTAACCCCTGGAACGGATTTGCTACCCGGGCAGATTTTTACAATACCTTTCCGGAAAACGATAAACGTCGGGCTATATGGTTAGTAGGGCCGCAAAAAGATAATCAAGGCAATATAATCCAGTTTACCGATGCAGTGGATAACAAAAGTAAACAGTTAATATTTACGCCTGAAATTTCTTCGCTGGAGAAAGCTTTTGGTAACGAAGGGGTTCGAAACGTGAAGTACGAGGTACAGAAAAACAATAACCGAACCGACCAGGACAACGACTTTGTAGCTTTCCGTTTTTCGGATGTACTTTTAATGAAAGCCGAAGCCTTGGTTCGTTCAGGTAACAGTGGCGATGCCATAGATTTAGTAAATCAGGTTCGGCAGCGGGCTGGTGTTGCTAATTTGGGTGCGGTTACGCTGGATGATATTTTAGCCGAACGTGGCCGGGAATTAACCTGGGAAGGCTGGCGCCGCAACGATTTGATTCGTTTTGGCAAATGGGAAGATGCCTGGCAGTTTAAGAACAACAGCGATGTAAATAGAAGATTATTCCCTATTCCGGCAACGCAACTTTCCAGTAACCCTAACTTAAAACAAAACCCGGGTTACTAATATTTGGCCTTATCTAATTACCACTAAATACCAACCAATAAAAAAAGCAAGTTGCTTCAACTTGCTTTTTTTATTATATTAGAGAAGCCTTTAAAGCGCTTTTTGTAGTTTACCGATGATATCTAAATTAATTCGGGCCTTAACGGCCGTTGTTATTTGTTGCACCTGTTTTGCCTGCCAAAAAAAAGAACTCACTACAGATACTTTATTTGAAGAACTATCCACTTCTCAAACCAATATTACTTTTATTAATAAAGTAGAGGTAACGCCAGAAATGAACATTTTCAGTTACCGCAACTTCTACAACGGGGGTGGAGTAGCTATTGGCGATGTAAACAACGATGGCTTGCCGGATATTTACTTTTCGGCTAATACTGCTAAAAACCAACTTTACCTGAACAAAGGTAATCTGCAATTTCAGAATATAACCGACTTAGCCCAGGTAGCAGGTAAACAAGCCTGGAGTACCGGCGTAACTATGGCCGATGTAAACGGCGATGGTTTACTGGATATTTACGTGTGCAATTCCGGTGATGTAACCGGCGATAATCGTAAAAACGAACTTTTTATTAATAACGGTAAAAATTCTCAAGGCATTCCTACTTTTACCGAAAAGGCCAGCGAGTATGGGCTGGATGATGAAGGGTATGGCACCCACGCCGCTTTTTTTGATTACGACCGCGATGGCGATTTAGATGTATATTTACTAAATAATAGTTCTTACCCGGCCAATAGGCT
Proteins encoded in this region:
- a CDS encoding SusC/RagA family TonB-linked outer membrane protein is translated as MKKVTHHWQRKSCLLLLLTALGSPGFTRPLPNPLYSSVTTIDWQITGKVTDATGGPVPGATVVLKGSASVGTTTGADGSFSLSVPEQAGTLVISFIGYTTQEKAFTGPGAINITISEDAKALEEVVVVGYGVQKKADVTGATATINAKDLNAGVINNPLQSVQGKVAGLNIVAGGGDPTSNRPAIRLRGTSSLSANSEPLVVIDGVAGADLNSVAPEDIEAVDVLKDASAAAIYGSRAANGVIQITTKRGKAGKTTVELNSYVGMEQVSNMLDFLGPDEYVAKLRELNLDVAANDYGARTNWFDEITRTAISHNQSVAVSGGTDKFNYRGSVVYLDQPGIALNSGFDRLNSRLNLTQKALDDKLEIQLLLSQQRSKKNYVDYFSYLLAGRINPTIPVYNDNGTYMQPGVSGVDVFNGNRIPGGFEIENPVARMQQRTNESNEKQTLANLKVFLTPVEGLRLGVNTSINNFNTSYSFFRPSNWRGSGNSLAFGSRSQREVLDRLTELTANYSRTTGKHNYSALVGYTYQKLSNEGFGAENSSFPDIFNSNNLEAGNPGSDGSTNRVVRSYKSEAVLIGFIGRLTYSYNDKYLFTGNIRRDGSSRFGQNNQWGWFPAFSVGWRLKQENFMQGVGFLNDLKLRFGYGVTGNQEGIYDYGSRLLFGPANSYYTNGGFQTAYQYSQNSNPDLKWETSAMTNFGVDFALFNNRLTGSIEFYNKDTRDLLFDYPIAIGTRYGGEQLTAVTGSLLANVGEINNKGIELALDYIAIDNGDFQWRTNVNLAHNKNKIVSLSSGIFQYNPASPRTYGTFGSGQGGIAQPVVLQEGRPVGQFYGPVFQGFTQNSDGSYSYKFQDIDGDGTVDPFGKDRTYLGDANPDLVFAWGNTFTYKNFDLSFLLRGAVGHQIVNGPYIYSANPNRFPGNNVISDAFSTGIPAGLSPAFSSLWVEDGDFVRLDNFRFSYRLPNFWKYLTNASVFVAGNNTFVITKYRGIDPEPRLGASRDVYGGLNTNVGGTTISAADANALNLSPGIEPVTYYPKTRSFSLGVSLTF
- a CDS encoding RagB/SusD family nutrient uptake outer membrane protein, whose translation is MKIHPYKKIIAAASITSLLLGAPACTDLDTEIYDRADANEFPTSVQELRSIIGSTYAELRGFYDPVSVLNEATSDEMVVPTRGPDWYDNASWQQMARHEWTPVSPGQINGSWEWAYRVIAKANINLVALNTTQLDISDADRATLAAELKTARAYAYFWLIDMFGSVPLITEDTPPGNPSQSPRSEVFAFIEKDLKDALPNLSEGKGTEFYGRFTKGAANTLLAKLYLNAEVYTGTARWQDAIAATDAVINSSTGYSLNPDFLSNFAVNNAANPATYNENIFTIPYDKILATGMNWQMRTLHYAQGGAYGLSGNPWNGFATRADFYNTFPENDKRRAIWLVGPQKDNQGNIIQFTDAVDNKSKQLIFTPEISSLEKAFGNEGVRNVKYEVQKNNNRTDQDNDFVAFRFSDVLLMKAEALVRSGNSGDAIDLVNQVRQRAGVANLGAVTLDDILAERGRELTWEGWRRNDLIRFGKWEDAWQFKNNSDVNRRLFPIPATQLSSNPNLKQNPGY